Proteins found in one bacterium genomic segment:
- the ribD gene encoding bifunctional diaminohydroxyphosphoribosylaminopyrimidine deaminase/5-amino-6-(5-phosphoribosylamino)uracil reductase RibD gives MREHKEFIKETLKLAERGKGLVSPNPMVGALIVKGSRIIGKGWHKAFGLPHAEIEAIKDAKDKVKGATLYVNLEPCCHYGKTPPCTKAIIEAGIKEVICAMEDPNLLVSGKGIEQLEESGITVREGILSEEAEKLNRAYITYITKRRPYIILKWAQTLDGKIATGKGSSKWITEKEARDFVKNMRFEVDGIVVGINTVIEDNPSLDYIVPSYQTKKDILGRKRYWKIVIDPYLKVSEECRIWENPNSKVLMVVSDRVTEERVRYLLDKKGCEVIKVPDEDGKLNLKVLMEELYKREIGIIMVEGGGYTLTSFWEEKLVDEVMIFTGNKILGGENSISPIGGRDKKCISEAVRVDYYETKMIGDDFFIRGKVCFQG, from the coding sequence ATGAGAGAACATAAAGAGTTTATAAAAGAGACACTGAAACTTGCAGAAAGAGGAAAAGGGCTTGTCAGTCCAAATCCAATGGTAGGAGCACTTATAGTAAAAGGTTCTCGTATCATAGGTAAGGGCTGGCATAAGGCATTTGGATTACCACATGCAGAGATAGAGGCGATAAAGGATGCAAAAGATAAGGTAAAAGGAGCAACCCTTTATGTAAATCTTGAACCATGCTGTCATTATGGTAAGACACCTCCCTGCACAAAGGCAATCATAGAGGCAGGAATAAAAGAGGTTATATGTGCAATGGAAGACCCCAACCTACTGGTATCAGGTAAGGGTATTGAACAACTTGAAGAGAGTGGAATTACTGTCAGGGAAGGTATTTTAAGCGAAGAAGCGGAAAAATTAAACAGAGCATATATTACATATATTACTAAAAGAAGACCTTACATTATATTAAAATGGGCGCAGACACTGGATGGCAAGATAGCAACAGGAAAGGGGAGTTCAAAATGGATTACAGAAAAGGAAGCGAGGGATTTTGTAAAAAATATGAGGTTTGAGGTGGATGGTATTGTTGTAGGCATAAATACTGTAATAGAAGACAATCCCTCTCTTGATTATATAGTGCCCTCCTATCAGACAAAAAAAGATATTTTGGGAAGAAAGCGATACTGGAAGATAGTAATAGACCCGTATCTTAAAGTTTCTGAAGAATGTAGAATATGGGAAAACCCGAACAGTAAGGTTCTAATGGTTGTTTCAGATAGGGTGACAGAGGAAAGGGTGAGGTATCTTCTGGATAAAAAAGGATGTGAGGTTATAAAAGTCCCTGATGAAGATGGAAAGTTGAACCTTAAAGTATTGATGGAAGAACTTTATAAGAGAGAGATAGGTATTATTATGGTAGAGGGCGGAGGATATACTCTCACTTCATTCTGGGAAGAAAAACTTGTAGATGAAGTGATGATTTTTACAGGGAATAAAATCCTCGGTGGTGAAAACTCGATTTCTCCTATAGGCGGAAGAGATAAGAAATGTATTTCTGAAGCAGTGAGGGTGGATTATTATGAGACAAAAATGATAGGGGATGATTTCTTTATAAGAGGTAAGGTATGTTTTCAGGGATAA
- a CDS encoding riboflavin synthase, which translates to MFSGIIEEVGRIKKIVPSGGVSVYEISGEKIFDEIKEGDSISVNGVCLTVEKINRNIFGVSLSRQTLKETNLSDARVGDYVNLERAIRLGDRVGGHILTGHIDFKTPLKYFYKDGKSGMIGFYIPEKFQRYVVFRGSIGVDGISLTVAELKGREIKIFVVPYTIDHTNIKYRRPGDMLNIEMDITAKYIEKMK; encoded by the coding sequence ATGTTTTCAGGGATAATTGAAGAAGTGGGCAGGATAAAAAAAATAGTTCCATCAGGTGGAGTGAGTGTATATGAAATTTCTGGAGAAAAGATTTTTGATGAGATTAAGGAAGGAGATAGTATATCTGTTAATGGGGTATGTCTGACAGTGGAAAAAATAAACAGAAATATATTTGGTGTTTCATTAAGCAGACAGACATTGAAGGAAACCAATCTCTCTGATGCAAGGGTGGGGGACTATGTAAACCTTGAAAGGGCTATAAGATTAGGAGATAGGGTAGGGGGGCATATACTTACAGGTCATATTGATTTTAAAACACCACTAAAATATTTTTATAAAGATGGAAAGAGTGGAATGATAGGATTTTATATTCCAGAAAAGTTCCAGAGATATGTGGTTTTTCGTGGTTCTATAGGTGTTGATGGTATCTCTCTTACAGTCGCAGAGTTGAAGGGAAGAGAGATAAAAATTTTTGTTGTTCCTTACACCATAGACCATACAAATATAAAATACCGCAGACCGGGGGATATGTTAAATATAGAGATGGATATTACAGCAAAATATATAGAGAAGATGAAATGA
- a CDS encoding Gfo/Idh/MocA family oxidoreductase: MNIGVIGFGRRAKGFIYGALKEVEPDIRITGMIDPDEKGVKERLSEEDRERVVFYKTVDEMVRKAKPDAIVIGTRCNLHTPYAIQVAKYDIPLFLEKPVAIDMKQAIALEKAFEKSRCRVVVSFPLRVSPLCAFTREIIEKGGIGEPVHIMAWNYVSYGAVYWEQEYRNYKITQGLFLQKATHDFDYIMYLMGMPIIKIGAMATFQKVYGGKKPSGLRCSQCNETETCLESPENRNRSKSDHGNDHLCVYSIDCGSVETGTNEDASSAIFEFPSGAHGIYTQVFFTKRDAHARGSTVSGYMGTIKFDWYENQIKYTRHHKPFTDTVKTDSGLSHFGGDIELARDLVKLVKDSKYKSRTPIETGLASVYVCLAAKESYQKGKFVKVRQVGQIR, translated from the coding sequence ATGAATATAGGGGTGATAGGATTTGGAAGAAGGGCAAAAGGATTTATATATGGTGCTTTAAAAGAGGTAGAACCAGATATCCGTATTACAGGGATGATTGACCCTGATGAAAAGGGAGTAAAAGAACGGCTTTCAGAAGAAGATAGAGAAAGGGTGGTATTTTATAAAACAGTGGATGAAATGGTAAGAAAGGCAAAGCCAGATGCAATAGTTATCGGAACAAGATGTAACCTCCATACTCCCTATGCAATACAGGTAGCAAAGTATGATATACCTCTTTTTCTTGAAAAGCCGGTTGCCATTGATATGAAACAGGCAATTGCACTTGAAAAGGCATTTGAGAAGTCAAGGTGCAGGGTGGTGGTAAGTTTTCCCTTAAGGGTCTCTCCTCTCTGTGCCTTTACAAGAGAAATTATAGAAAAAGGTGGTATAGGAGAGCCAGTGCATATTATGGCATGGAACTATGTATCTTATGGTGCTGTTTACTGGGAACAGGAGTACCGCAATTATAAGATTACGCAGGGACTTTTCTTACAGAAGGCAACCCATGACTTTGACTATATTATGTATCTTATGGGTATGCCTATTATAAAGATAGGGGCAATGGCAACATTTCAGAAGGTATACGGTGGGAAAAAGCCATCGGGTCTGAGATGTTCACAGTGTAATGAAACAGAGACATGTCTTGAGAGTCCTGAGAATAGAAATAGGAGCAAGTCCGATCATGGAAATGACCATCTCTGTGTTTATAGTATTGACTGTGGTTCTGTAGAAACAGGAACAAATGAGGATGCATCCAGTGCAATATTTGAGTTTCCTTCAGGTGCACATGGTATATATACTCAGGTATTTTTTACAAAGAGGGATGCCCATGCTCGGGGTTCAACTGTAAGCGGGTATATGGGGACAATTAAGTTTGACTGGTATGAAAACCAGATAAAATATACAAGGCACCATAAACCTTTTACAGATACAGTAAAAACAGATTCTGGACTTTCACATTTTGGTGGAGATATTGAACTTGCGAGAGACCTTGTAAAACTTGTGAAGGATAGTAAGTATAAATCACGTACCCCAATAGAAACAGGGCTGGCGAGTGTATATGTCTGCCTTGCTGCGAAGGAGTCATATCAGAAAGGCAAGTTTGTGAAAGTGAGACAGGTAGGACAGATAAGGTAA
- a CDS encoding zinc-dependent dehydrogenase, which produces MKAAVYYGIKDIRVEDVKIPICGKDEIKIKVHYCAICGTDVRIYLSGHKKVVPPAIIGHEITGVIEEIGSDVRYPEPLKKGDKVTTATSIGCGKCKMCSKGFYNLCPDTKAIGYFYPGGYAEYLTIPDPAVNQQAVVKLPENISLKEGALIEALSCAINAQSYLNIGKGDNVVIYGGGPIGFMHAVLAYAEGATKVIMVDPAYERLERFGKNFGDIILLDPRKVSVKDEIKKLTDGYGADVVITACPAKQAQVEGIEILGSKGRISLFGGLPKDDSFINIDSNLIHYKELSVFGAFASNRRDFIKAAQLISEKKIDAEKFISSVVPLERINEGIERVRSGEVLKCVVEINKG; this is translated from the coding sequence ATGAAAGCAGCGGTCTATTACGGGATAAAAGATATAAGGGTAGAGGATGTAAAAATACCTATATGTGGTAAAGATGAGATTAAAATAAAGGTCCATTATTGTGCTATATGCGGGACAGATGTAAGGATATATCTTTCAGGACATAAAAAGGTTGTTCCACCTGCTATTATAGGACATGAGATTACAGGCGTGATAGAAGAGATTGGTTCAGATGTAAGGTATCCTGAACCATTGAAAAAAGGGGATAAGGTAACAACCGCTACTTCTATTGGATGTGGAAAATGTAAGATGTGTAGTAAAGGTTTTTATAATCTCTGTCCTGATACAAAAGCAATTGGATATTTCTATCCCGGTGGTTATGCTGAATACCTTACAATCCCTGACCCAGCAGTCAATCAGCAGGCAGTGGTTAAACTTCCTGAAAACATCTCTCTTAAAGAAGGGGCACTGATAGAAGCACTTTCCTGTGCAATTAATGCACAGAGTTATCTCAATATAGGTAAGGGAGATAATGTAGTGATATATGGCGGTGGTCCTATCGGGTTTATGCATGCTGTACTTGCTTATGCAGAAGGTGCAACAAAGGTGATAATGGTAGACCCAGCATATGAACGACTTGAGAGATTTGGGAAAAACTTCGGAGATATTATCCTTCTTGACCCGAGAAAGGTAAGTGTAAAAGATGAGATAAAAAAACTTACAGATGGTTATGGAGCAGATGTGGTAATTACTGCCTGCCCTGCAAAACAGGCACAGGTAGAAGGGATTGAAATACTCGGTTCAAAAGGAAGGATTAGTTTATTTGGCGGACTTCCAAAGGATGATTCCTTTATCAATATAGATTCTAACCTTATCCACTACAAAGAACTTTCTGTCTTTGGTGCTTTCGCTTCTAACAGGAGGGATTTTATTAAAGCAGCACAACTTATATCAGAGAAAAAAATAGATGCAGAAAAGTTTATCTCCTCTGTTGTGCCACTGGAAAGGATAAATGAAGGGATAGAGAGGGTAAGAAGTGGTGAGGTGTTAAAGTGTGTGGTTGAAATTAATAAGGGATGA
- a CDS encoding phospholipase D-like domain-containing protein, with protein MKKYLIFFFFLQMVFSKNLPALYFTPNSKTDKILLSLIENAKSSVYIAGYSISSGKMIELIKKNKERIVIKVLTERDYKNLPKNIVKVYQKSGLFHPKFITVDGISVLIGSGNFTDDGLHLHHNHFLLIQDPKIAEFFNKKFLAWWQDTPFEEVYEDSIYRIYFSPDTDCESIIVNELSKARDTIHFAHYRFTSEKIARAIILKKFTGVKVYGIMDASGIEPYSFFYPLSYYGCKLKKSNLAGLLHDKLFIIDGETVITGSYNPTTSAKKNTECLIIIKDKKTAEKLLTEWKKLWLFYSLPASPFKLSIPLIERLRMKK; from the coding sequence ATGAAAAAATATTTAATCTTCTTTTTCTTTTTACAGATGGTTTTTTCTAAAAACCTGCCTGCTCTCTATTTTACCCCAAATAGTAAAACAGACAAAATACTACTTTCCCTTATTGAAAACGCAAAAAGTTCTGTGTATATAGCGGGTTACTCTATTTCATCGGGAAAAATGATAGAACTTATCAAAAAGAATAAAGAAAGAATAGTAATAAAAGTCCTTACTGAGAGAGATTATAAAAATCTACCGAAAAATATAGTAAAGGTATATCAAAAATCCGGTTTATTCCATCCTAAATTTATAACTGTTGATGGTATCTCGGTACTTATTGGTTCAGGAAATTTTACAGACGATGGACTGCATCTTCATCACAACCATTTTTTACTTATACAGGACCCAAAAATAGCAGAATTTTTCAACAAGAAATTCCTTGCGTGGTGGCAAGATACTCCTTTTGAGGAAGTATATGAAGACAGTATATACAGGATATATTTCTCGCCTGATACCGACTGTGAATCCATTATAGTTAATGAGCTTTCAAAAGCAAGAGACACCATACATTTTGCGCATTACCGTTTTACATCAGAAAAAATTGCAAGGGCAATTATACTTAAAAAATTTACCGGTGTGAAGGTATACGGAATAATGGATGCATCAGGTATAGAACCCTATTCTTTCTTCTATCCTCTCTCTTACTACGGTTGTAAACTAAAAAAAAGCAACCTTGCTGGTCTCCTTCATGATAAACTTTTTATCATTGATGGAGAAACGGTTATAACCGGTTCCTACAACCCTACAACCTCTGCAAAAAAGAATACAGAATGCCTGATTATAATAAAAGACAAAAAAACCGCTGAAAAATTACTTACAGAGTGGAAAAAGTTATGGCTTTTTTACAGTTTACCAGCATCGCCTTTTAAATTATCTATTCCTCTTATAGAGAGGTTAAGGATGAAAAAGTAG